One genomic window of Polyangium spumosum includes the following:
- the sixA gene encoding phosphohistidine phosphatase SixA translates to MDLLLFRHGEAVENAPGLGDAGRWLTAKGRKVTRKVARWLDERGSRRPTAIWTSSLVRSVQTAEILAAEIGLEEEILVRPELAPSGDLSDLIRLLEAHKGRGPLALVGHEPGLSMLARSLLGEVSWPGIKKSGVAAIRFAPAPEGEDGRREASFRFLLQPKGMAVVRSLDVSSLEDVAPQPSA, encoded by the coding sequence ATGGATCTCCTTTTATTCCGACACGGCGAGGCCGTGGAGAACGCGCCCGGGCTGGGCGACGCGGGCAGGTGGCTGACGGCGAAGGGCCGCAAGGTGACCCGAAAGGTCGCGCGCTGGCTCGACGAACGCGGGTCGCGCAGGCCGACGGCGATCTGGACCTCGAGCCTGGTGCGCTCGGTGCAAACGGCAGAGATCCTCGCCGCCGAGATCGGGCTGGAAGAGGAGATCCTCGTGCGGCCGGAGCTCGCGCCGAGCGGGGATCTCTCGGATCTGATCCGCCTGCTCGAGGCCCACAAAGGCCGCGGGCCCCTCGCGCTCGTGGGGCACGAGCCAGGGCTGTCGATGCTCGCGCGGAGCCTGCTCGGCGAGGTGTCGTGGCCGGGGATCAAGAAGAGCGGGGTCGCAGCGATCCGCTTCGCGCCCGCCCCCGAAGGCGAGGACGGGCGGCGCGAGGCGAGCTTCCGGTTCTTGCTCCAGCCGAAGGGGATGGCCGTCGTGCGTTCGCTCGACGTGAGCTCGCTGGAGGACGTGGCGCCGCAGCCTTCGGCTTAA
- a CDS encoding AAA family ATPase, translating to MSTEETPDTGDADLSDAELLEKTEAAAKRLRTAVAQAVVGQDAVVESMLVTLAARGHALLVGVPGLAKTLLVASLARALDLSFGRVQFTPDLLPADITGTDVLHEQHGSRTLRFMPGPIFHNLILADEINRTPPKTQAALLEAMQERKVTVGAATHPLPDPFQVFATRNPIEQEGTYPLPEAQLDRFLLEIHVDYPSEEEEREVAKRTTSGKAPQIEPVLRAADVRAIGKLVPRIPVTDEAVSLAVSLCRATRPTAGKVAREVKEYVRYGAGPRGSQALVLAAKARAALRGEAAADVDDVRAMLVPALRHRIVLSYRAEADGVRDVDVLEAAARSLR from the coding sequence ATGTCCACCGAAGAGACGCCCGACACCGGCGATGCCGACCTCTCCGACGCCGAGCTGCTCGAAAAGACCGAGGCCGCCGCCAAGCGCCTCCGGACCGCCGTGGCCCAGGCCGTCGTTGGCCAGGACGCGGTCGTCGAGTCGATGCTCGTCACCCTGGCGGCGCGGGGCCATGCCCTGCTCGTCGGCGTCCCGGGCCTCGCCAAGACCCTGCTCGTGGCCTCCCTCGCGCGGGCCCTCGACCTCTCGTTTGGCCGGGTCCAGTTCACGCCGGACCTCTTGCCTGCCGACATCACGGGCACCGACGTCCTGCACGAGCAACACGGCAGCCGCACGCTCCGGTTCATGCCCGGCCCGATCTTCCACAACCTGATCCTCGCCGACGAGATCAACCGCACGCCCCCGAAGACGCAGGCGGCGCTGCTCGAGGCGATGCAGGAGCGCAAGGTCACGGTCGGCGCGGCGACGCACCCGCTGCCGGATCCGTTCCAGGTCTTCGCCACGAGAAACCCCATCGAGCAGGAGGGCACCTACCCCCTGCCCGAGGCGCAGCTCGACCGCTTCCTCCTGGAGATCCACGTCGATTACCCGAGCGAGGAAGAGGAGCGCGAGGTCGCCAAGCGCACGACGAGCGGCAAGGCCCCGCAGATCGAGCCGGTCCTGCGCGCCGCCGACGTGCGCGCGATCGGCAAGCTCGTGCCGCGAATCCCGGTCACGGACGAGGCTGTCTCCCTGGCCGTCTCGCTCTGCCGCGCCACGCGCCCCACGGCGGGCAAGGTCGCGCGCGAGGTCAAGGAGTACGTACGTTACGGCGCCGGCCCGCGCGGCAGCCAGGCCCTCGTGCTCGCGGCCAAGGCGCGCGCCGCCTTGCGCGGCGAGGCGGCCGCCGACGTCGACGACGTGCGCGCGATGCTCGTGCCCGCGCTCCGCCACCGCATCGTCCTCTCGTACCGCGCCGAGGCGGACGGCGTGCGCGACGTCGACGTGCTCGAAGCCGCCGCCCGGAGCCTGCGTTAA
- a CDS encoding flavohemoglobin expression-modulating QEGLA motif protein produces the protein MPPKQEPREKEPREVTAFAVPPPPPVPAEAEEGREARDAAEEAPKERERERERPPERASSPGKRNGNGNGAAKAQAAEHAATAPLESLSLRDEPIPSVPPPPAAGPWRSYKEILAKLSQRVLEAQRPIRILQALRWESSVEEQFLRGKQRELPKVTYDPDLGFDPDVKIAEIEEILRDAERELGKNDRLGQILRQTAAEYRDVVRMLKGRGKRDFYKLSRVLYGSPKDKLPDGQTSVRDMGIVLYDVLTAIGGERLGPPDRREITAEMAAMELNARFDRFFGSAAIRVQVDDAILADAAAGSDYVKIRSGATFSTRDIDILEAHEGWVHVATNLNGQAQPVARWLGKGPPRTTAVQEGLAALVEIFTFRSSPRRAKKLNDRILAVDKAEDGASFLDVFEWYRTEGYEEDECFQNARRVFRGGLLDGGGPFTKDACYCKGIVLNYAFMRAAIQQDKAALIPFLFVGKVAHEDVPVLYAHVTDGIVKPPPYLPPLFDDMNGLAIWMCYSSFFSRLGATAIAEHYSKVMAL, from the coding sequence ATGCCGCCGAAGCAGGAGCCTCGCGAAAAAGAGCCGCGGGAGGTCACCGCGTTCGCCGTCCCGCCGCCGCCGCCCGTCCCCGCGGAGGCCGAGGAGGGACGGGAGGCCAGGGACGCGGCCGAGGAGGCCCCGAAAGAGCGGGAGCGGGAGCGGGAGCGGCCGCCGGAGCGGGCGTCGAGCCCGGGGAAACGCAACGGGAACGGCAATGGCGCGGCGAAGGCGCAGGCCGCCGAGCACGCGGCGACGGCGCCGCTCGAGTCGCTCAGCCTGCGCGACGAGCCGATCCCGTCGGTGCCGCCGCCACCCGCGGCCGGGCCGTGGCGCTCGTACAAGGAGATCCTGGCGAAGCTCTCGCAACGCGTGCTCGAGGCGCAGCGGCCGATCCGGATCCTGCAGGCGCTGCGCTGGGAGTCGTCGGTGGAGGAGCAGTTCCTCCGGGGCAAGCAGCGGGAGCTGCCGAAGGTCACGTACGACCCGGACCTCGGCTTCGACCCGGACGTGAAGATCGCCGAGATCGAGGAGATCCTGCGCGACGCGGAGCGCGAGCTCGGGAAAAACGACAGGCTCGGGCAGATCCTGCGGCAGACGGCGGCGGAGTACCGCGACGTCGTGCGGATGCTGAAGGGGCGCGGGAAGCGGGATTTCTACAAGCTCTCGCGGGTGCTCTACGGCTCGCCGAAGGACAAGCTGCCGGACGGCCAGACGAGCGTGCGGGACATGGGGATCGTGCTCTACGACGTGCTCACGGCGATCGGGGGCGAGAGGCTCGGTCCGCCGGATCGGCGCGAGATCACGGCCGAGATGGCGGCGATGGAGCTGAACGCGCGCTTCGACCGGTTCTTCGGGAGCGCGGCGATCCGCGTGCAGGTGGACGACGCGATCCTCGCGGACGCGGCGGCGGGCAGCGATTACGTGAAGATCCGGAGCGGGGCGACGTTCTCGACGCGGGACATCGACATCCTCGAGGCGCACGAGGGCTGGGTGCACGTGGCGACGAACCTGAACGGGCAGGCGCAGCCCGTGGCGCGCTGGCTCGGCAAGGGCCCGCCGCGCACGACGGCGGTGCAGGAGGGGCTCGCGGCGCTGGTCGAGATCTTCACGTTCCGATCGTCGCCGCGGCGCGCGAAGAAGCTGAACGATCGAATCCTCGCGGTCGACAAGGCCGAGGACGGGGCGAGCTTCCTCGACGTGTTCGAGTGGTACCGGACCGAGGGCTACGAGGAAGACGAGTGCTTCCAGAACGCGCGCCGCGTCTTCCGCGGGGGGCTGCTCGACGGCGGCGGGCCCTTCACGAAGGACGCCTGTTATTGCAAGGGGATCGTCCTGAACTACGCGTTCATGCGCGCGGCGATCCAGCAGGACAAGGCCGCGCTGATCCCGTTCTTGTTCGTGGGGAAGGTGGCGCACGAGGACGTGCCGGTGCTCTACGCGCACGTCACCGACGGGATCGTGAAGCCGCCGCCCTACCTGCCGCCGCTCTTCGACGACATGAACGGGCTCGCGATCTGGATGTGTTACTCGTCCTTCTTCTCGCGGCTCGGGGCCACGGCGATCGCGGAGCACTACAGCAAGGTGATGGCGCTCTAG
- a CDS encoding protein kinase domain-containing protein: protein MRICPACSREYPDARSHCQDDGIKLVSLDKTAALRAEQLVGQLVDGRYRIERVLGHGGMGTIYACRHVVVGKAFAMKVLRPPRSGQSEGVLARFIREAQTANALKSRHIIETTDFGQLDGGPFYVVMELLEGFDLARAMRESRLGPAQLLHVFIQIADTLELVHAHGIVHRDLKPDNVFLVQENGDPLFVKLLDFGIAKVLHSGSSELTEEGMILGTPHYMAPEQARSDGVDHRADVYSLGVMMYRAFTGRLPFIGESTIAVITRHAMDAPEPPSRFVAMDALLESMILRCMAKRPEERPQRMAEVSQALRAIAMKSSGQSWPTPNPGNAPAPYATGNYARISTGNTGVPIPAATPSQVPPPMGETGATQRGFATSATGMHKAPPKQSAAVLVSLIVAALAMGGIGAVIAFAVMRGGGSESSQKASALSAEPPAPSASAAATAPPVIVATAPPATTPTPTTSAAALPTTAPTATPTATQTSARQSSPGPVRTAAPPPTTTTKTGRRSEIRSPFE, encoded by the coding sequence GTGAGGATTTGCCCCGCGTGCTCGCGCGAGTACCCCGATGCGCGCTCGCATTGTCAGGATGACGGGATCAAGCTCGTCAGCCTCGACAAGACGGCGGCGCTGCGGGCCGAGCAGCTCGTGGGGCAGCTCGTCGACGGCCGCTACCGGATCGAGCGCGTGCTCGGGCATGGCGGCATGGGCACGATTTACGCCTGCCGGCACGTCGTCGTCGGCAAGGCGTTCGCCATGAAGGTGCTGCGCCCGCCGCGCAGCGGGCAGAGCGAGGGCGTGCTCGCGCGCTTCATCCGCGAGGCGCAGACGGCGAACGCGCTGAAGAGCCGGCACATCATCGAGACGACCGACTTCGGCCAGCTCGACGGTGGCCCGTTTTACGTGGTCATGGAGCTGCTCGAGGGCTTCGATCTCGCCCGCGCGATGCGCGAGTCGAGGCTCGGCCCGGCCCAGCTCCTGCACGTGTTCATCCAGATCGCCGACACGCTCGAGCTCGTGCACGCGCACGGGATCGTCCACCGCGATCTGAAGCCGGACAACGTGTTCCTGGTGCAGGAGAACGGCGATCCGCTCTTCGTGAAGCTGCTCGATTTCGGGATCGCGAAGGTCCTGCACAGCGGTTCGTCCGAGCTCACCGAGGAGGGGATGATCCTCGGCACGCCGCACTACATGGCGCCCGAGCAGGCGCGCAGCGACGGCGTGGATCACCGCGCGGACGTGTACTCGCTCGGCGTGATGATGTACCGCGCCTTCACGGGGCGGCTGCCGTTCATCGGGGAGTCGACGATCGCCGTGATCACGCGCCACGCGATGGACGCGCCGGAGCCGCCGAGCCGCTTCGTCGCGATGGATGCCCTGCTCGAGTCGATGATCCTGCGCTGCATGGCGAAGCGGCCCGAGGAGCGGCCGCAACGCATGGCCGAGGTGTCGCAGGCGCTGCGCGCGATCGCGATGAAGTCGTCGGGCCAGAGCTGGCCAACACCAAACCCGGGCAACGCGCCGGCGCCGTACGCGACGGGCAACTACGCGCGGATCTCGACGGGCAACACGGGCGTGCCGATACCCGCGGCGACGCCGAGCCAGGTGCCGCCGCCGATGGGCGAGACCGGCGCGACCCAGCGCGGGTTCGCCACGTCCGCGACCGGGATGCACAAGGCCCCGCCGAAGCAGAGCGCGGCCGTGCTCGTGTCCCTGATCGTCGCGGCGCTCGCGATGGGCGGGATCGGCGCGGTGATCGCGTTCGCCGTGATGCGCGGAGGCGGGAGCGAGTCGTCGCAGAAGGCGAGCGCGTTGAGCGCCGAGCCGCCCGCCCCAAGCGCGAGCGCCGCCGCGACGGCGCCGCCGGTGATCGTCGCGACGGCGCCGCCCGCGACGACGCCCACGCCCACGACCTCGGCCGCCGCTCTGCCGACGACGGCGCCCACGGCGACGCCCACGGCGACGCAGACATCCGCGCGGCAATCGTCCCCGGGGCCCGTGCGTACGGCGGCGCCGCCGCCCACGACCACCACGAAAACGGGCCGCAGGTCGGAGATCCGGAGTCCCTTCGAATGA
- a CDS encoding beta-propeller fold lactonase family protein, with protein sequence MTRSELLRKTLAIAGFVVPLAASSVAHAASSYTLFESGQVRPLALSADGKHLFAVNTPDGRLEIFRVKKSGLSHVGSVPVGLEPVAVAARGDDEVWVVNHLSDSVSVVDVSNPARGRVVRTLLVGDEPRDIVFGGPNRRRAFITTAHRGQNRPNDPQLTTPGVGRADVWVFDANTPGAPLGGTPLTIVTLFSDTPRALAVSPDGTKVYAAAFHSGNRTTVVSDLLVPDGGEAEGGVPGPNTNFEGLPQPEASIIVKYNGAHWVDPIGRTWDDDVRFSLPDEDVFVIDAMANPPAQKAGSSGYYTGVGTILYNMIVNPVNGKVYVTNTDAQNDKRFEGPGIFAGETLRGHLHESRITVLGPGGVAPRHLNKHIDYASCCAPLPNTENERSLALPQGMAITSNGATLYVAALGSAKIGVFDTAALENDTFSPSAADHIPVSGGGPTGIVLDQARGRLYALTTFDNAISVIDTAARAEVAHVPMHNPEPPSITHGRRFLYDAKFSSSHGDSSCASCHVFGDLDNLAWDLGNPDAVTVTNPGPFLVEDPNSPDYRPLKGPMTTQSLRGMANHGPMHWRGDRTGGNDAPSIQPDSGIFDEVAAFKKFNPAFVELLGRHAELSEPDMDAFTDFVLRITYPPNPIRNLDNSLTPDQQAGRDFFVGPLSDVTHSCEGCHTLDPTGNPGSEAPGFFGTMGLSTFEGTPQTMKVPHFRNLYQKVGMFGMAEAPGIEPGDNGFMGDQVRGFGYLHDGMIDTVFRFMHFGFGESEFNPEGFPAGPTGQLLRRQVESFLLAFDSNMAPIVGQQATLTRASDAAVHARIHLLRSRAEVGECDLVVKGHLLGNEVGYLYAGGGLFTGNRASSPPIADATLRLLSFVLDAPLTYTCTPPGSGERLGLDRDEDGFRDGDEHDAGSDPADPSSTP encoded by the coding sequence ATGACCCGCTCTGAATTGCTGCGCAAAACCCTCGCGATTGCAGGGTTCGTCGTCCCCCTCGCCGCCTCCAGCGTCGCGCACGCCGCCTCGTCATACACACTCTTCGAAAGCGGTCAAGTGCGCCCCCTCGCGCTCTCGGCCGACGGCAAGCACCTCTTCGCGGTCAATACCCCGGATGGCCGTCTGGAGATCTTCCGCGTCAAAAAGAGCGGCCTGTCCCACGTCGGATCCGTGCCCGTGGGGCTCGAGCCCGTCGCCGTCGCGGCGAGGGGCGATGACGAGGTGTGGGTCGTCAATCATCTCTCGGACAGCGTCAGCGTCGTCGACGTGAGCAACCCGGCGCGCGGGCGGGTGGTGCGCACGCTGCTCGTGGGAGACGAGCCTCGTGATATCGTCTTCGGAGGGCCGAACCGCCGGCGCGCGTTCATCACGACGGCCCACCGCGGCCAGAATCGCCCGAACGATCCCCAGCTCACGACGCCCGGCGTCGGCCGCGCCGACGTCTGGGTCTTCGACGCGAATACGCCGGGCGCGCCCCTGGGCGGGACGCCGCTCACCATCGTGACCCTCTTCAGCGACACGCCGCGCGCGCTCGCCGTCTCCCCCGACGGCACGAAGGTGTATGCGGCCGCCTTCCACTCCGGCAACCGCACCACGGTCGTCAGCGATCTCCTCGTGCCCGACGGAGGCGAAGCGGAGGGCGGCGTCCCCGGGCCCAACACGAACTTCGAGGGCCTCCCGCAGCCCGAGGCCAGCATCATCGTCAAGTACAACGGCGCTCACTGGGTCGATCCCATCGGCCGCACCTGGGACGACGACGTGCGCTTCTCGCTGCCCGACGAGGACGTCTTCGTCATCGACGCCATGGCCAACCCGCCGGCACAGAAGGCGGGTTCGTCGGGGTATTACACCGGCGTCGGCACCATCCTGTACAACATGATCGTCAACCCGGTGAACGGGAAGGTCTACGTCACCAACACCGACGCGCAGAACGACAAGCGGTTCGAGGGCCCGGGGATCTTCGCGGGCGAGACGCTGCGCGGGCACCTGCACGAGAGCCGGATCACGGTGCTGGGTCCGGGCGGCGTGGCCCCGCGGCACCTCAACAAGCACATCGATTACGCGAGCTGCTGCGCGCCCCTGCCCAATACGGAGAACGAGCGGAGCCTCGCGCTCCCGCAGGGGATGGCCATCACCAGCAACGGCGCGACGCTCTACGTGGCCGCCCTGGGCTCCGCCAAGATCGGCGTCTTCGATACCGCGGCCCTGGAGAACGACACGTTCTCGCCCTCGGCGGCGGACCATATCCCCGTCTCGGGCGGGGGTCCCACGGGCATCGTGCTCGATCAAGCGCGCGGCCGCCTCTATGCGCTGACCACGTTCGACAACGCGATCTCCGTCATCGACACCGCGGCGCGCGCCGAGGTGGCCCACGTGCCGATGCACAACCCCGAGCCGCCCAGCATCACCCATGGCCGGCGGTTCCTCTACGACGCGAAATTCTCCTCCAGCCACGGGGACTCGTCCTGCGCGAGCTGCCACGTCTTCGGCGATCTCGATAACCTGGCCTGGGACCTCGGCAACCCGGACGCGGTCACCGTGACGAACCCGGGGCCCTTCCTGGTCGAGGATCCCAATAGCCCCGACTATCGCCCGCTGAAGGGCCCCATGACCACGCAAAGCCTGCGCGGCATGGCGAACCACGGCCCGATGCACTGGCGCGGCGACCGCACCGGCGGCAACGACGCCCCGTCCATCCAGCCGGACAGCGGGATCTTCGACGAGGTCGCGGCATTCAAGAAATTCAACCCCGCGTTCGTCGAGCTCCTGGGGCGCCACGCCGAGCTCTCCGAGCCGGACATGGACGCATTCACCGATTTCGTCCTGCGCATCACGTATCCGCCGAATCCGATCCGCAACCTCGACAACTCCCTCACCCCGGACCAGCAAGCAGGGCGAGACTTCTTCGTCGGCCCCCTGTCCGACGTCACGCATAGCTGCGAAGGATGCCACACCCTCGATCCCACCGGAAACCCGGGGAGCGAGGCGCCGGGTTTCTTCGGCACGATGGGCCTGAGCACCTTCGAGGGGACGCCGCAGACGATGAAGGTCCCCCATTTCCGCAACCTCTACCAGAAGGTCGGGATGTTCGGCATGGCCGAGGCGCCGGGGATCGAGCCCGGCGACAACGGGTTCATGGGAGACCAGGTCCGCGGCTTCGGGTATCTGCACGATGGCATGATCGACACGGTCTTCCGATTCATGCATTTCGGCTTCGGGGAGAGCGAGTTCAACCCCGAGGGCTTCCCCGCCGGCCCCACGGGCCAGCTCCTGCGCCGGCAGGTCGAGTCGTTCCTCCTCGCGTTCGACTCCAACATGGCGCCGATCGTCGGGCAGCAGGCGACCTTGACCCGCGCGAGCGACGCGGCCGTCCACGCCCGCATCCATCTGCTGCGCAGCCGCGCCGAGGTCGGAGAGTGTGATCTCGTCGTGAAGGGACACCTGCTCGGCAACGAAGTCGGCTACCTGTACGCTGGTGGTGGTCTCTTCACGGGCAATCGCGCGAGCTCGCCCCCGATCGCGGACGCCACGCTCCGACTCCTGTCCTTCGTGCTCGACGCGCCGCTGACCTATACCTGCACACCACCCGGCTCCGGCGAGCGCCTGGGGCTCGACCGCGACGAGGACGGGTTCCGCGACGGCGACGAACACGACGCTGGGAGCGATCCAGCGGATCCCAGCAGCACGCCTTGA